The genomic interval TCTTGAAACTTCACTTTTTCTACATACTTTTTTAAAGCACCATTTAAGTTTTCTTCACCTATATAATCACTTAAAGCATAAAAAACTAAAGACCCTTTCTGATAACGGATATACCCTTGTCCGTCGTTATACATCAATGCATTTTCACGTTTTCTTTCCATGGTTCTTTGCATTAAATAATCATCTAAGGCTTTCTTTAAAAAGGTACGCATCTTCGGTTTTCCATTTTGATGCTCTAATACTTTTAACGAAACATATTCCGACAAACTTTCTGACAACATAGTAGCACCCAAAACATCTGCACCAATAACTTGATGCGCCCACCATTGATGTGCAACCTCATGTACAGTTACCGCAAAAGGATAATCTACTCCATCATCATTTGTATCATCTACAGCTGCAATAAACCCAAAGCCTTCAGAAAACGGAATTGTATTTGCAAAAGATTGCGCAAAAGTACCTTGTGTTCTCGGAAACTCTACAATTCTTAACTGTTTATGTTGATAAGGACTAAAGTTTTTCTCGTTATACGTTACAGATGCTTTCATCCCTTTTAGCATTCTATCTAAATTATAATCGTGTGGTTTGTGATAGTAAATTTCTAAACTAATGCCATTCCACATTTCTTTTTTAACTTGATATCTTGCGGAATTAAACGCATAGAAATTCAACATTTTACTATCCATTTTATAATGGAAATATTTACGCCCTTCTTCTGTCCATTCTTTCTGCAAATAACCTGGTGCAATTGCAATTTGATCTTCGGATGTAGAAACGGTTGCTTCAAAATCTATCCAATCAGAATCTTTAGAAATATACGTGTTTCCTAAAGCGGTAGAATCTGTTGGTTGAGATTGTAAATTATTAGGTGGTAAATCGTACTTTTCTCTTGTTTTATTGTCTGTTAATTCTCCTGCAGAAGAATATCCTAAAGAAGGAAACATTGAAAAATTATTTAAAAATGTTCCGTTTGCTAAAACAGGCGATTTTCTTTGAAACATGGTATTTTCTTTACTTTTTACATGTACTGTAAGTTGTAAAGAATCTCCAGGTAGTATTTTTTTATCGAACTTATAAATATCAAAATTAAAAACCGTGTCCTCTAAGACCAAATTATTTGGTTTATTAAATTCGAAGGTATTTTCTAATGAATTATGATTTAAGAAAATACTATCAATTGCTTTATCCGTTTTATTTATCATTGTAAAAACAGCACTTGCTTTGTACGTTCTTTTCTTCGGATAAATAGCTACATCTGCATTTACAGCTACAATTCTTGGTTGCTTATAATCTTCGTATTTTTTATAACTTTTTTCCCATTTAACAGCATTTAATTCAGCTTGTTTAGATGCTGAGTTTTCATCCTCTGATTTTGTTTCTTGATAAATCGTAAATCCTAAAGTTAAAAAAGCAACCAAAACAACCGCTAAACCAACTTTTTGAGGTGTTTTAAATCTTGCTACAGCAATATCCATTCTTTCAGAAAAAGAATTTGGTAATCCTCTAACCCAAAATAAAACACTTACAAGAAGTAATGATGTTCCTCCTAAAATCCAATAGATTTTATACCATAAATAGCGAGACAACGCAGAGCCATAACCATTCATATCCGAATAACTAAAACCTGGACCTTCGTTATATTTAAAAATAGCTAACTCAATTCCTATTAAGTCTAAAAACGGAATCCCCATAGCAACGATTAACAAAACCAATAAACCTAAATATTGATTTTTAAACAACGTTTGTACAAATATTGCTAAGAAAGCCCAAATTGCATAGTTTAAAAACTTTAACCCAAACAACTCTTTTATATAATGGCCAATTTCAAAATTATAATATCCTTGATACGCTTGAAACAACATACCAGAAACCATAATTACTGCCAGTAAAACCAATTGCATTTTTAAAATTGCTATTAATTTAGAGAATAATAATGTCCAATTTGGTATTGGTGTGCTATCAACTAAATGACTAATTTTTGCAGTTCTTGCTCTTTGTACCAACATACCTGCGTATAAAAAAGTACAAACATTAATAACAAATAAACTAAAAATATTTCCACCACCCAACATTTGCCAAGTAACTGGTAATGTATCTGTTCCAAAAATTTCACTAGAAATAAATAAAGTACCAAACAACATTAAAAGACCAACAATAAGAATACAAATAAATGGTAAACTTTTAAAAATGTATTTAAAATCGATGTTAGACAAGTGCCACATCACTTTTAAATTCTGAATAAAAGAATAATCATGAGATACTTTTGGTAACGTAATTCTTGTAACTCCGCTAAAATTAGATTTTGTAATTCTTTCTGCTTTTATTTTTCTAAAAGAAAGTGTAATGGCATTTTGTGTGAATTTAAAATATTTATAAACCAATCCAAAAACTAAAGAAGAAATTACCAACCACAATAAGCGATTATAAATAACCAATTCACCTATTGGAATTTGCATTTCATTTTGCTCAGAAACAGTCCAATATTTTGTATAATAAGAAGATGCAGAAGAACCATAAGGATCTAAAATAGCTAATAAAGTTGCTTGTTCTGGTTCAGATAAAATACTAGAAATTACTCCCTGAACAAACATTAGAATAATTACCGTAATAAAACCAGCTGCAACACTTCTAGAAAATGTAACAACAGCAAAAACAACAGCACCAAAAAACAATACATTTGGTAAAATATAGACCAAATACGTTGTTAGATAAGTCGTAATATTAAAATCACCAACAATATCAGCATTGGTTCCTGGAAAACGAAACCCAATAACCATACCTAAAGCAACCACCAAAACAATAGCAGAAACTACTACAATTCCGCTAAAAAACTTAGCAAATAAGTAATTGGCTTTTGTAAACGGATACGAAAATAAAATGGAGTGCATTTCACTTTTAAAATCTCTATAAATAGAAACACCAATAATTGATGGAAATAAAAAGAAGATTAAAATAGTAAATGCATTAAAAATACCTGTAACACCAATTGGCGAATTTACAATTCTAGAAGAACCAGTGGTACCAGAAACTCCATCCCAAATACCTGCAGAGGTTGCCGATAAAAAGAAAGATATTAATAAAAAAATTGAAATATAAATATAAAAAACAGGCTTGTTAAACCAGTATTTTAATTCGTGTTTAAAAATAGTTGAAAACATATAAAATGTGTAATTGTTATTTTGTGTAATTGTGTAATTGAAAGCACACCCAAAACTTTAAACCAGTTCCGGCTCATCTTGTTTTAATGCAATAAAATACACATCGTCTAATTGCGGAGTTGCCGCTACAAAATCGTTCGAAGGTTTTTCTTCTGCATGCACTCTGATATTTAACGTATTGTCTGTATTAAAATTTCTAGACAACACATTGTACAATTTCATATTTTCTTCTAAATCGTCTTTTTCTACAATTTTTGTCCAAATAGTGTTTTCTAATTCTTCTGTTGCTTTTTGTGGTGTAGAATGTTTTAAAATTCTACCTCCGTTTAAAATAGCCATTTCATTACACAGTTCTTTCACATCTTCTACAATATGTGTAGAAAAAATAACCGTACAATTACTACCAACCTCTCTTAAAACATTTAAAAAACGATGTCTCTCTGCAGGATCTAAACCAGCAGTAGGCTCATCAACAATAATTAATTTTGGATTGTTTAAAAGCAATTGAGCAATACCAAAACGCTGCTTCATTCCGCCAGAATACCCAGCAACATGTTTGTGTCTAACTTCATATAAATTAGTAATATCTAAAACCTCTTTTACAATTGCTTTTCTTTCAGATTTTTTTGATATTCCTTTTAAAGTAGCAAAATAATCTAACAACTCTTCGGCAGACATTTTAGGATACACTCCAAAAGATTGTGGCAAATACCCTAAAACTTTACGTAAAGACATGTTGTCTTCTAAAACATTAATATCACCAAAAGTAATTGAACCAGAATCTGGACTTTGTAATGTTGCAATCGTTCTCATTAAAGAAGATTTCCCTGCTCCATTTGGACCTAACAAACCAAACATTCCTGTACCTATTTCAATGCTTAAATTATCAATAGGTTTTACGCCGTTTTTGTATGTTTTGGTTAAATTTTCAATTACTAACTTCATATTGTTGGTTTTAGTGATATTTACTTGAAAAAGTGATTCCTATAGCTTTAGCTAGAGGTTTCCTATAGAATTGCCATTCCCGTGAAAACGGGAATCAGTGATTAGTGTAAAAGTAAGCACTTTTGTTACACTTTTTTGTGATTTTTTTTATGGAGTTCCTAAAAAATCGTATTATTTTTACCATTGGAAGTATAAAATGTACTCGATATTTTTTCTGATCACTTTTACAATAGAAAAAACAACCGAACTAACATTTAACTTTAGAACTTTTCATATTAAAACTTTATAAACTTTTATAATGGCACAAAAATCAATTTTAAATAAAGCGTCACTTACATTTTTAGAAAAATACTTAAATAATGCTGCACCAACCGGGTACGAATGGGAAGGTCAGAAAATTTGGATGGACTACCTAAAACCGTATGTAGACACATTTATTACAGATACTTATGGTTCTGCAGTAGGTGTTATAAACCCAGATGCAAAATACAAAGTAGTTATTGAAGGACATGCAGATGAAATTTCTTGGTATGTAAATTACATTTCTGATAACGGATTGATTTACGTAATTAGAAACGGAGGATCAGATCATCAAATTGCACCAAGTAAAATTGTAAACATTCATACTAAAAACGGAATTGTAAAAGGTGTTTTTGGATGGCCAGCAATTCATACAAGAGACAAAGCAAATGAGCAAGCACCAAAACCAGACAATATTTTTATTGATACAGGTTGTGCAACAAAAGCAGAAGTAGAAGCTTTAGGCGTTCATGTTGGTTGTGTAATTACCTACCCAGATGAATTTCATATCTTAAACGGAGACAAATTTGTTTGTAGAGCATTAGACAACAGAATGGGTGGTTTTATGATTGCCGAAGTAGCTCGTTTATTGAAAGAAAATAAAAAAGAATTACCATTCGGATTGTACATTACAAACTCTGTACAGGAAGAAATTGGTTTACGTGGTGCAGAAATGATTACACAAACCATTAAGCCAAATGTGGCAATTGTTACCGATGTAACACACGATACAACTACACCAATGATCGAGCAAAAAACTGCTGGTCTTTTAGAATTAGGTAAAGGTCCGGTTATTGCTTATGCACCAGCTGTTCAACAAAAATTACGTGATTTAATTACTGAAACTGCCGAAGCAAAAGAAATTCCTTTTCAACGTTCTGCACTTTCTAGAGCAACAGGTACAGATACAGATGCTTTTGCTTATAGCAACGGAGGTGTTGCCTCTGCCCTAATTTCTTTACCGTTACGTTACATGCACACTACTGTAGAAATGGTACACAGAGATGATGTAGAAAATGTAATCAAAATGATTTATGAAACATTATTGAATATTAAAGGAGGAGAAACTTTTTCTTATTTTGAATAAATAAAATACAGACACGAATTTCACGGATTTACACTGATAAAAATTTTTATTTGGTGATAATAAGTGAAATTCGTGTCTTATAATTATGGATGAACTCATAGACATTTTAACTCCTGATGGAAAACCTACAGGAAAAACGGCTTTAAAATCTGAAGCCCATAAAAACGGGTGGTTTCATGCAACTGTTCATATTTGGCTTTTTACTTCGGATGAAAAAATACTACTTCAAAAAAGAGCATTGACCAAAAAAGTATTTCCAGGCTTATGGGATATTTCTGTTGCAGGACATATTGCTGCCGGAGAAACTATTATTAAATCAGCAAAAAGAGAAGTTTTTGAGGAAATCGGACTTAAAATAGAAGAAAAAGACCTCATCAAAATTGGTACAAGGATTCATCAAGTTTCTCATGCAAACGGAATTCAAGATAACGAGCATCATCATGTTTTTATCGCGGAATTAAAAGTTCCGATGTCAACATTAACCATTCAAGAAGAAGAAGTTGATGCTATCAAATTATTTGATTTATCAACTTTAAAAAGCACAGAAAACCTGGAAAATGTTTTACTACCTAGATTTCATGAGTATTACTGTTCGGTTTATAACAAAATTCATCAACAAATACATAAAAGATGAAAAATTCAATTGCAGAACGCGTTTACGATTTTTTAAAAAACTATCCGCCTTTCAACTTATTAGCGACTAAAAAAATATTAGAAATTGCTTCTCAAGTTTCTATCATCTATTTAGAAAAAGGAAAAGTTATTTTTAACGAGAATGATGAAATTCACAAACAATTTTACATTGTAAGAAATGGAGGAATTAGCTTGTACAAAAATTCTAATGACAAAAAAGCATTAATAGATATTTGTGATGGTGGAGATATTTTCGGTTTAAGACCTTTAATTAGTAAAGAAAACTATTTATTAGACGCCATTGCCAATGAAGAATCTATTGTGTACGCCATTCCTATTGAAATTTTTGAAGCAGTATCAGAAAGAAGTTTAAAAATTAATAAATACTTACTAACTTCTTTTGCTTCTAATTCTTTTGATCCTTATACAAACGAGCAAAACAGCAATGTTTTTACAGATTATATAGAAAATGACAATTTAGCTTATTCTAATTTACACTCTGTAAATTACACTAAAAAGCCATTAACCTGTACAGCGAATGCTACAGCAAAAGAAGCCGCTATAAAAATGAGCAATCAAAAAGTGGGTTGTATTATAGTAGTAGACGATGCCTGCGTTCCTTTAGGAATTATTACAAATAGCGATCTTAAAAACAAAATAGCTACAGGCCTATTTCCAGTAGACACCTCCGTAAAAGAAATCATGTCTTCTCCGGTAATTACACAATCTAAAAACCTTACTGTTTTAGACGCTCAGTTACAAATGATAAAGCAAAAGGTAGGTCATTTGTGTATTACTGTAGACGGAACGAGTAACTCTAAACTGATAGGAATTTTAACAAATCATGATGTTTTAGCTTCATTAGGAAATAACCCAACAGTAATTTTAAAAGAGATTAAACGTGCTAAAAAAACGAAAGAAATTCGTGAAATTAGAAACAAAGCAAACCTACTTTTAAAATCTTATTTAGAGCAAAATATACCGTTATCGCATATTTCTAAAATTATATCTGAAATAAATGATAGTGTAGCCATAAGAGTTATTGAGATTTCTTTAAAAAAAATGACAACGCCTCCGCCTGCTAAATTTACTTGGCTAGCATTAGGAAGTCAAGGTAGAAAAGAACAACTCTTATATACAGACCAAGACAATGCTATTATTTTTGAAGATGTTAGCAAAGAACAGTATACAGAAACGAAAGAATATTTTTTAAAACTAGCAGGTCATATTACAAAATCGCTACATAAAATTGGTTATGAATATTGCCCTGCAGAAATGATGGCAAGCAATCCTAAATGGTGTTTATCTTTATCTGAATGGAAAGATCAGTTTAACGAGTGGATTTTTAATGTTGATGGAGAAGCCATTTTATTATCGTCTATTTTCTTCGATTTTAACGCTATTTATGGTGAAGTTTCTATGGCAAGAGAACTAACCAAAAGCATTTTTAAAACATTGAATGAAAGAACTCTTTTATTTACTTTTTTAGCAAAAGAAGCTATTGCAAGTCCCTCTCCTCTAGGTTTTTTTAAACAATTTCTAGTAGAGAATAATGGAGACCATAAAGATTCTTTTAACATAAAACAAAGAGCTTTAATGCCTTTAATTAATGCCGCAAGACTTTTAACACTCTCTAATAATATTTTTGAAATTAACAATACTGCACACCGTTTTGAAAGATTAGCAGAAATAGAACCTCAGAATAAAGAGCTATACCAATCTTGTTCTTATGCTTTTAAAGCCCTGCTAAAATTTAAAACCAAACAAGGAATATTACACAACGATTCTGGTAAGTTTATTAAATTAGAGTCTTTAACAAAAGAAGAAAAGTTAAAACTAAAAAGATGCTTTAAACCCATTAGAGAAATTCAAGAAGTACTTACTATTAAATTTAACTTATCAAATATGAGATAATTATGAAGTTTAACTGGTTTAATAAAAAGGAAAACAAGATACTTCCGGATTACTTTTTAGAGTATGAAGATAGTTTTTTAAACGCACCAAAACTCGCTATAAACGAAACTCGATTTGTTGTTTTTGACACAGAAACTACGGGATTTAATAGAATGAGAGATCGTGTATTATCTATTGGTGCTGTTTCTTTAATTAATAACACTTTAAATGTAAATGACAGTTTTGAAGTGTATTTAAAACAAGAAATATTTAATCCAGAAACGGTACACATTCACGGTATTTTAAAAGAAGGTAACATTACTAAAATTTCCGAACTAGAAGCACTAAAAAGTTTCTTAAAATACATCGGTAATTCAATTCTGGTTGGGCATCATATAAACTTTGACATTATGATGATGAACCAAATTTTAGTAAGAAACGAACTACCAGAAATTAAAAATAAGACCTTAGATACAGAACATTTATATAGAACCTCTAAGCATACCGTTTATCAAAATACATTACCAAAAGAGCGGTATACTTTAGATCAATTATGTGATGAACTAAATGTATCTAAAAGTGATAGACATACCGCAAGTGGAGATGCTTTTATTACAGCTATAC from Polaribacter sejongensis carries:
- a CDS encoding ABC transporter permease/M1 family aminopeptidase, coding for MFSTIFKHELKYWFNKPVFYIYISIFLLISFFLSATSAGIWDGVSGTTGSSRIVNSPIGVTGIFNAFTILIFFLFPSIIGVSIYRDFKSEMHSILFSYPFTKANYLFAKFFSGIVVVSAIVLVVALGMVIGFRFPGTNADIVGDFNITTYLTTYLVYILPNVLFFGAVVFAVVTFSRSVAAGFITVIILMFVQGVISSILSEPEQATLLAILDPYGSSASSYYTKYWTVSEQNEMQIPIGELVIYNRLLWLVISSLVFGLVYKYFKFTQNAITLSFRKIKAERITKSNFSGVTRITLPKVSHDYSFIQNLKVMWHLSNIDFKYIFKSLPFICILIVGLLMLFGTLFISSEIFGTDTLPVTWQMLGGGNIFSLFVINVCTFLYAGMLVQRARTAKISHLVDSTPIPNWTLLFSKLIAILKMQLVLLAVIMVSGMLFQAYQGYYNFEIGHYIKELFGLKFLNYAIWAFLAIFVQTLFKNQYLGLLVLLIVAMGIPFLDLIGIELAIFKYNEGPGFSYSDMNGYGSALSRYLWYKIYWILGGTSLLLVSVLFWVRGLPNSFSERMDIAVARFKTPQKVGLAVVLVAFLTLGFTIYQETKSEDENSASKQAELNAVKWEKSYKKYEDYKQPRIVAVNADVAIYPKKRTYKASAVFTMINKTDKAIDSIFLNHNSLENTFEFNKPNNLVLEDTVFNFDIYKFDKKILPGDSLQLTVHVKSKENTMFQRKSPVLANGTFLNNFSMFPSLGYSSAGELTDNKTREKYDLPPNNLQSQPTDSTALGNTYISKDSDWIDFEATVSTSEDQIAIAPGYLQKEWTEEGRKYFHYKMDSKMLNFYAFNSARYQVKKEMWNGISLEIYYHKPHDYNLDRMLKGMKASVTYNEKNFSPYQHKQLRIVEFPRTQGTFAQSFANTIPFSEGFGFIAAVDDTNDDGVDYPFAVTVHEVAHQWWAHQVIGADVLGATMLSESLSEYVSLKVLEHQNGKPKMRTFLKKALDDYLMQRTMERKRENALMYNDGQGYIRYQKGSLVFYALSDYIGEENLNGALKKYVEKVKFQEAPYTTSVEMVNYIREVTPDSLQYVIKDMFETITLYRNQILEVKSTELDNGKYEVEIEFEVSKYRNDEKGKRYYGEKVGDTLTYQTDDMKKPILSVPLADYIDIGIFAQEEVDGEKKEKELYLKKHKITEINNKITIIVDEKPIEVGVDPYNKLIDTQSEDNRRKL
- a CDS encoding ABC transporter ATP-binding protein is translated as MKLVIENLTKTYKNGVKPIDNLSIEIGTGMFGLLGPNGAGKSSLMRTIATLQSPDSGSITFGDINVLEDNMSLRKVLGYLPQSFGVYPKMSAEELLDYFATLKGISKKSERKAIVKEVLDITNLYEVRHKHVAGYSGGMKQRFGIAQLLLNNPKLIIVDEPTAGLDPAERHRFLNVLREVGSNCTVIFSTHIVEDVKELCNEMAILNGGRILKHSTPQKATEELENTIWTKIVEKDDLEENMKLYNVLSRNFNTDNTLNIRVHAEEKPSNDFVAATPQLDDVYFIALKQDEPELV
- a CDS encoding M42 family metallopeptidase encodes the protein MAQKSILNKASLTFLEKYLNNAAPTGYEWEGQKIWMDYLKPYVDTFITDTYGSAVGVINPDAKYKVVIEGHADEISWYVNYISDNGLIYVIRNGGSDHQIAPSKIVNIHTKNGIVKGVFGWPAIHTRDKANEQAPKPDNIFIDTGCATKAEVEALGVHVGCVITYPDEFHILNGDKFVCRALDNRMGGFMIAEVARLLKENKKELPFGLYITNSVQEEIGLRGAEMITQTIKPNVAIVTDVTHDTTTPMIEQKTAGLLELGKGPVIAYAPAVQQKLRDLITETAEAKEIPFQRSALSRATGTDTDAFAYSNGGVASALISLPLRYMHTTVEMVHRDDVENVIKMIYETLLNIKGGETFSYFE
- a CDS encoding NUDIX hydrolase, with the protein product MDELIDILTPDGKPTGKTALKSEAHKNGWFHATVHIWLFTSDEKILLQKRALTKKVFPGLWDISVAGHIAAGETIIKSAKREVFEEIGLKIEEKDLIKIGTRIHQVSHANGIQDNEHHHVFIAELKVPMSTLTIQEEEVDAIKLFDLSTLKSTENLENVLLPRFHEYYCSVYNKIHQQIHKR
- a CDS encoding DUF294 nucleotidyltransferase-like domain-containing protein; translated protein: MKNSIAERVYDFLKNYPPFNLLATKKILEIASQVSIIYLEKGKVIFNENDEIHKQFYIVRNGGISLYKNSNDKKALIDICDGGDIFGLRPLISKENYLLDAIANEESIVYAIPIEIFEAVSERSLKINKYLLTSFASNSFDPYTNEQNSNVFTDYIENDNLAYSNLHSVNYTKKPLTCTANATAKEAAIKMSNQKVGCIIVVDDACVPLGIITNSDLKNKIATGLFPVDTSVKEIMSSPVITQSKNLTVLDAQLQMIKQKVGHLCITVDGTSNSKLIGILTNHDVLASLGNNPTVILKEIKRAKKTKEIREIRNKANLLLKSYLEQNIPLSHISKIISEINDSVAIRVIEISLKKMTTPPPAKFTWLALGSQGRKEQLLYTDQDNAIIFEDVSKEQYTETKEYFLKLAGHITKSLHKIGYEYCPAEMMASNPKWCLSLSEWKDQFNEWIFNVDGEAILLSSIFFDFNAIYGEVSMARELTKSIFKTLNERTLLFTFLAKEAIASPSPLGFFKQFLVENNGDHKDSFNIKQRALMPLINAARLLTLSNNIFEINNTAHRFERLAEIEPQNKELYQSCSYAFKALLKFKTKQGILHNDSGKFIKLESLTKEEKLKLKRCFKPIREIQEVLTIKFNLSNMR
- a CDS encoding 3'-5' exonuclease, coding for MKFNWFNKKENKILPDYFLEYEDSFLNAPKLAINETRFVVFDTETTGFNRMRDRVLSIGAVSLINNTLNVNDSFEVYLKQEIFNPETVHIHGILKEGNITKISELEALKSFLKYIGNSILVGHHINFDIMMMNQILVRNELPEIKNKTLDTEHLYRTSKHTVYQNTLPKERYTLDQLCDELNVSKSDRHTASGDAFITAILFLKIIARLDKNNDLTVKDLLNS